From Halichoerus grypus chromosome 6, mHalGry1.hap1.1, whole genome shotgun sequence, one genomic window encodes:
- the LOC144382264 gene encoding acyl-coenzyme A synthetase ACSM1, mitochondrial-like, with protein sequence MKPTKPIGLFMGYEDNPVKTAEVACGDFYNSGDRATMDEEGYIWFLGRNDDIINASGYRIGPAEVENALAEHPAVAESAVVSSLDPIRREVGKAFIVLTPEFLSHGRDQLTKELQQHVKSVTAP encoded by the exons ATGAAGCCCACCAAGCCCATTGGCCTCTTCATGGGCTACGAA GACAACCCAGTAAAGACAGCCGAAGTGGCGTGTGGGGACTTTTACAACTCTGGAGATAGAGCAACTATGGATGAAGAGGGCTACATCTGGTTCCTGGGGAGGAACGATGACATCATCAATGCCTCTGG GTACCGCATCGGGCCCGCAGAGGTGGAGAATGCCCTGGCCGAACACCCGGCTGTGGCTGAATCAGCTGTGGTGAGCAGCCTGGACCCAATTCGAAGGGAG GTGGGGAAGGCATTTATTGTCCTGACCCCGGAATTCCTCTCCCATGGCCGGGACCAGCTCACCAAGGAGCTGCAGCAGCATGTGAAGTCAGTGACAGCCCCGTAG